The sequence ACGCCGAGACGCACGCGGCGGCGAGGACGCCTTTGCCCGCGGCTCGGTCAGTCATGGCTTCAGCGTCGCGTCGGTCTTGAGCGCGTTGACCTTCTCCTGGTACGGCGCCAGCTTGTCCGGGCAGTAGGTCTGCAGGATCAGCGCCTCGCCCTTGAGGATCCGCGGGTCGACGATGACGCCGCGGCGGCCGACGAACGATGCCCCGTTGGTGAGCGAGTCCAGCAGCGTCGCCTTGCCGAGCGCGTTGGCGGGGTTGGCGCACACCGGGCCACCGTCGTCGCCGAGCGTGGCGACGATCTGGTCCTGGTCGGCGGGCACCGGCAGCCCCGCCGACTCGAAGGCGGACGTCAGCTCCAGGGCCTTGTCCTGCGCCGCCTGGTTGTCCTGGGCGGTGTCGTAGACGATCAGCCCGACGATCGCGAGCACGGCGACCACCGCGCCGACGACGATGTACATGGTGCGATGGCTCGAGGGCGTCTGCGCCGGCGCCTCGGGCTTCGCGGCCGTGGCGCTCATGCCGATGCCTCCTCCGACTTCCAGCTGGGCTTGCGGAACTTCAGGAACAGCCACGGCGGCAGCAGCCCGAGCAACACGGTGCCACCCAGGATCAACCCGACGTACGCCGCGGTGCTGCCGTTCTCGAACTGCGACGGCGGGACGAAGCCGATCAGGATCGCGGCCGCCGAGGCGAGGAAGCCGACCACGCACAGGAACGTCAGCGCCGGCGCCGTGTACCCGCGCTCGACCTCCGGCTGCCGCTTGCGCAGGTTGACCGCCGCGACGAACATCAGCAGGTAGACGACCAGATACACCTGGGTCGTCATCACGCTCAGGATCCAGTAGGCGCTCGACACGGACGGGATCAGCGCGTACATGAGCGCGATCACCGTCGTCACGGCGCCCTGCACGCAGAGGATGTTGACCGCGACCTCGTGCTCGTTCTGCTTCTGGAAGAAGGGCGGCAGGTAGCCCTCGCGGCGGGCGATCATCAGCAGGCCCTTCGACGGCCCGGCCAGCCACGTGAGCATGCCGCCGGCCGACGCGCAGACGAGCGCGACCGCGACGATCGGGACGAGCCGCTCGATCCCGAAGTAGCCGAAGAACTCGCTGAACGCCTGCATCACGCCCGCCGTCAGGCTCAGCTGCTGCGCCGGGACGACCCAGCTGATGGCCAGCGCGGGCAGGATGAAGATCAGCAGCACGAGCCCCATCGCGAAGAACATCGCCTTCGGGAACTCGCTCTTCGGGTTCTTCAGCGACCCGACGTGGACCGAGTTCATCTCCATGCCGGAGTACGACAGGAAGTTGTTGACGATCAGGACGAGGCTGGCGATGCCGGTCCACTGTGGGACCAGATGGTCGGCGTCCATCGGCGCCGCCGACGAGTTGCCCTGCATGAGGAAGACGATGCCGAGGATGACGAGCAGCGCGCCCGGGATGAGCGTGCCGATCAGCAGCCCGCTCGAGGCGAGCTTGGCGATCCCGCCGGTGCCGCCGCGGGCCGACATGAACACGCCCAGCCAGAACACCAGCACGATCACGATGCCCGTGTAGACGCCGTTGGTCGCGAGGTCCGGGTTGAAGACGTAGGCCAAGGTGCTCGCGACGAACCCGAGCAGCGTCGGGTAGTAGAAGATCGTCATCGCGAACTGGCACCACACGGCCAGCAGACCCCACTTGGCGGACAGGCCCTCGCTGACCCAGCGGAACACGCCGCCGGTCCAGCCCGAGGCGAGCTCCGCGGCCACGAGCGCCTGCGGCAGTAGGAAGATGATCGCCGGCACGACGTACAGGAACACGCACGTGAGGCCGTAGACGGCCATCGTCGGCGCGCTGCGCAGGCTCGCCACCGACGCGGTGGTCATGAACGCCAGCGTCACCCACGTGATGTACGTGGGCTTGACGATCGTGACCTTCGCAGCCGGTGCCGCGACTGAGCGGCCGGCCGGCACATCCATCGACGCCATGCGACACCTCCCAAGGTGCACTCGTGTGTCCGCACGGTCCCATCCGTGCGGGTCCCACACATCACCCGATGGGGGTGAAAACGGCTCTGGGGCGCGGTTTGAAGCTAACCCGCGCCGCCGGCCCGGTCGGTCACAGGTCCTCGACGTAGCGGTCGGCGTAGAACGTCATCGACTCGGGCCGGGCGCCGCGCAGCGCCTCCGCCGCCTGCGCCTTGGCCTGCTCGTCCTCGCCGACCATGACGCCCACGACGTAGTGGCCGTCGCGCAGGTGCTGGGCGTACTCGCGCACGTGCTCGCCGTCGTCGCTGAACAGCGACTGCAGCTTGCGCACGAAGGAGCGGCCGTGCGCCTCTCCGTCGACGTCGATGCGCGCGAGGCCCCGCTCGCCGTGCAGCACGTCGTAGCCGAGGCCGGTCTGCTCGAGCCGCCGGCGCGCGGCGTCGCACGCGGTGTCGTCGGCGAAGACGGCGACCACGCTGCCGGTCGGGTAGGGGAAGGTGTCGGTCATCGGGTCACGCTCCTGAGAAGGCGGCTTTGCAGTCGGCGGAGATGGCTTGCAGCTGGGTGCGCACGGCGTTGGCGGACTCGCCGGAGAAGAGCGAGCCCAGGGCCGACAGGTACGCGCGGCCGCAGTCGGCGGCGATCTGCGCGTTGCCCTTGGCCACCTCCGCGTTGGCCCGCGCCTCGTCGACCTTGGCCTGAGCGTCGTCCCCGGCGGCCGCGGCGGCCGCCTGCGCGTCCTTGCCGGCCTGCTGGACGGTCGCCTTGGCCTGCTCGATGTCCTGCGTGATCGCGGCCACGTCCTCCTGCGTCGCGCCGACCTGCGCGACGAGCGCGTCGTAGGCGCCCTTGAGCGTGTCGCGCGCGGCGCCGCCGCTCTCCTGCGCCTCGGCGACCTGGGCCTGCATGTCGGCCACCTGCTGCTCGCTGCTGTCGAGGTCCGACTGCAGCGACAACGCCCAGACGAGCAGGCCGATGCTCACGAGCGTGAGGGCGACCGCGAGCCAGATCCACGCCTTGTTGTGGCCTGTCGGCGCGGTCGAGGTGGGAGTTGCCTGAGGTTCGGTCGTGGACATGTCGGCTCCTTAGGCGAGGGCCAGCTCCGCGCCGGCGGACGGCTTGGGATCGGGACGGCGCACCATCCGGAAGCTGTTCGCGAGCCCGAGCAGGGCGGCGATCAGCGGGACGAGCAGCGCGACCTGCAGCGCCAGCGGCCGCGCGTCGGTGTTGATGGCGACGATCTCGTCCTGGATCGCCGGCGGCTGGGCGGCGAGCTGCTCCTGCAGCGCGCTGTTGCTCATCACCTGCGCGTCGTCCTCGAGCGCGTCGGCGACCTGCTCCTGCGCCGCGGCCGGCAGCACGTCGCTGTCGCGCGCGAGCTGCGTGAACGCGATCGACAGCGTCGCGAGCATGATCGCGCCGCCGAACGCGAGGCCGAACGAGAGGCCGAACGAGCCCGCGGCCGAGTTGACG comes from Solirubrobacter pauli and encodes:
- a CDS encoding APC family permease translates to MASMDVPAGRSVAAPAAKVTIVKPTYITWVTLAFMTTASVASLRSAPTMAVYGLTCVFLYVVPAIIFLLPQALVAAELASGWTGGVFRWVSEGLSAKWGLLAVWCQFAMTIFYYPTLLGFVASTLAYVFNPDLATNGVYTGIVIVLVFWLGVFMSARGGTGGIAKLASSGLLIGTLIPGALLVILGIVFLMQGNSSAAPMDADHLVPQWTGIASLVLIVNNFLSYSGMEMNSVHVGSLKNPKSEFPKAMFFAMGLVLLIFILPALAISWVVPAQQLSLTAGVMQAFSEFFGYFGIERLVPIVAVALVCASAGGMLTWLAGPSKGLLMIARREGYLPPFFQKQNEHEVAVNILCVQGAVTTVIALMYALIPSVSSAYWILSVMTTQVYLVVYLLMFVAAVNLRKRQPEVERGYTAPALTFLCVVGFLASAAAILIGFVPPSQFENGSTAAYVGLILGGTVLLGLLPPWLFLKFRKPSWKSEEASA